A genome region from Erigeron canadensis isolate Cc75 chromosome 3, C_canadensis_v1, whole genome shotgun sequence includes the following:
- the LOC122591570 gene encoding uncharacterized protein LOC122591570 yields the protein MAAREALAFGSDGRPPVLFRGSYPLWKKRFLNWIDRQKNAKNIRMSLKEGPEIPKNPVNNEPLLEESWNAEQKNRVEADQMSIAYLYQALPDDIFCNVDSYETGKEIWDEKSFKGSRKCRIELETDSEVSDVSDPELDEKDLEMYKELAYFTKAFKKKFFKKKPTNNQLRSSSVSSYVKHLSAPKFETFKEPVAEKMYDNDKRFERKVLEKKNGERKCYNCGILGHIATECTKPRKKNYEYYKYKLMLAKQEESGIPLLAEDDKWLHLTDDETDELAANVCFMTKIKKSKELNDEAADSTEGDDEVITIPKKLLEFDNLKSEKAAVTFTPNSKLHLEKQELETKVLELTKLMTQLEVEKTNEMLRANGLAEDIEPYISQSVLEKEIDDLKKSLNEKHALIESLKTQNHCDNKRNPSKSNTSICDQPGCSVCEIMNETEQNNSENTKTSNQSTCSICEILNASVQTDLEVVNVSVQINGAQNECDAVSVDPNDIYFDTSIPKFSEDTQTYFNEFNDVIKKFENEKDKRIKSG from the exons ATGGCTGCAAGAGAGGCTTTGGCTTTTGGTTCGGATGGAAGACCTCCAGTATTGTTCAGAGGATCGTACCCtctttggaagaaaagatttctgAATTGGATTGATCGCCAAAAGAATGCCAAGAACATCAGAATGTCTTTGAAAGAAGGTCCTGAAATTCCTAAGAACCCTGTGAACAATGAACCACTTCTAGAAGAAAGCTGGAATGCTGAGCAGAAAAATCGTGTTGAAGCTGATCAAATGTCTATTGCTTATCTCTATCAAGCACTCCCAGATGATATATTTTGCAATGTAGACTCATATGAGACTggaaaggagatttgggatgag AAGTCTTTTAAAGGTTCAAGGAAATGCAGAATTGAACTTGAAACTGATTCAGAGGTGAGTGATGTAAGTGATCCAGAACTAGATGAAAAGGATCTTGAAATGTATAAAGAGTTGGCTTACTTCACCAAagctttcaagaagaaattcttcaaGAAGAAACCTACCAACAATCAGCTTCGGTCTTCCTCAGTTTCATCTTATGTCAAGCATTTAAGTGCTCCTAAATTTGAGACTTTCAAGGAACCAGTTGCAGAAAAGATGTATGACAATGACAAAAGGTTTGAGAGGAAAGTCTTGGAGAAAAAGAATGGAGAGAGAAAATGCTATAATTGTGGAATTCTTGGTCATATTGCCACAGAGTGTACCAAACCCAGAAAGAAGAATtatgagtactacaagtacAAACTTATGTTGGCAAAGCAAGAGGAGAGTGGAATTCCCCTCttggctgaagatgacaagtggcttcaCCTCACTGATGATGAGACTGATGAATTGGCAGCgaatgtgtgcttcatgacaAAGATTAAGAAGTCAAAGGAGCTAAATGATGAAGCTGCAGATTCTACTGAAGGAGATGATGAGGTAATCACAATTCCCAAGAAACTGTTAG aatttgacaatttgaaatCTGAAAAAGCTGCAGTCACTTTTACTCCAAATTCAAAGCTTCATCTTGAAAAGCAAGAACTTGAAACCAAAGTTCTTGAATTAACTAAGCTTATGACACAATTGGAAGTTGAAAAGACCAATGAGATGCTTCGGGCAAATGGTTTGGCAGAAGACATAGA ACCTTATATATcacaaagtgttttggaaaaagaaattgatgattTGAAGAAGTCTCTTAATGAAAAACATGCACTAATAGAAAGTCTGAAGACTCAAAATCACTGTGACAACAAAAGAAACCCATCAAAGTCAAATACTTCAATCTGTGACCAACCAGGATGTTCTGTTTGTGAAATCATGAATGAAACTGAGCAAAACAATTCTGAAAACACGAAAACTTCAAATCAGTCTACTTGTTCTATCTGTGAAATTTTGAATGCATCTGTTCAAACTGATCTTGAAGTTGTAAATGTTTCTGTTCAAATTAACGGTGCTCAAAATGAATGTGATGCTGTTTCTGTTGATccaaatgatatttattttgacaCATCAATTCCTAAGTTTTCTGAGGACACTCaaacttattttaatgaatttaatgatgtgatcaaaaagtttgaaaatgaaAAGGATAAACGAATAAAAAGTGGTTGA